One segment of Hippopotamus amphibius kiboko isolate mHipAmp2 chromosome 2, mHipAmp2.hap2, whole genome shotgun sequence DNA contains the following:
- the LOC130844558 gene encoding F-box only protein 27-like, producing the protein MERFQMVLIHVPSHMLLEHCCQVCQCWCHLVDCQALWLSILVRDHAALSPILSTLLPPTADSDPRPCVLGGVCEHRPFRTPPLPEPHGPRRLPELDNAERWRWLGREGKLGGQALGHFPGIFPVCQRWCYKKEVLDLENKGLWQELLESGKIEICVSAWWIDQQGMPSVYELTVQLLDANHTVLHNFSPTPIPIQQGRNSVPFEVNHVFLNFKKGVHFVSVEHWIWDLGFWPEQYGIYLPNAGVIPRVCLF; encoded by the coding sequence ATGGAGCGGTTCCAGATGGTGCTAATCCATGTGCCCTCACACATGCTGCTTGAGCATTGCTGCCAGGTGTGCCAGTGCTGGTGCCACCTGGTGGactgccaggccctgtggctgagCATCCTGGTCAGAGACCATGCCGCCCTGTCACCCATCCTCAGCACCCTCCTGCCCCCCACAGCCGACAGTGACCCCAGGCCCTGCGTCCTGGGAGGCGTCTGTGAGCACAGACCCTTTAGGACGCCACCTCTACCAGAACCCCACGGGCCTAGGCGTCTTCCGGAACTGGACAATGCAGAGCGGTGGAGGTggctggggagagaaggaaaacttGGAGGTCAGGCTTTGGGCCACTTCCCAGGCATCTTTCCTGTCTGCCAAAGGTGGTGTTACAAGAAGGAAGTATTGGACCTGGAGAACAAGGGTCTGTGGCAGGAACTCCTGGAGAGTGGGAAGATTGAGATTTGTGTCTCTGCCTGGTGGATAGACCAACAGGGCATGCCCAGTGTGTATGAGCTAACTGTCCAACTTCTAGATGCCAACCATACTGTGTTGCATAACTTCTCTCCTACACCTATTCCCATCCAGCAAGGTAGAAACAGTGTCCCGTTTGAGGTCAACCATGTGTTCCTCAACTTCAAGAAGGGTGTCCACTTTGTGTCTGTTGAACACTGGATTTGGGACTTGGGATTCTGGCCTGAACAATATGGAATCTATCTGCCCAATGCTGGTGTGATTCCACGGGTCTGTCTGTTCTAG